The window AGCCGGCACGAGCTGCCAGGCCGGCGAGGTAGGGGCTCGACTCGGCGAACAGATGAGGCAAGGGGTCTGCCCGCCGAGCAGCGTCGAATTGGAGCGCTTGGGAGTAGATCCAGGAGGTGGCGTAGGAGCCCCCGGAGACGGAGGAGAGAATATCCGTGGTGGCGAGGTGTCCCTGGTGTTCGAGGCCCTGCAAGACCCCGAGAGCGAAGGCCGCCGACCGTATTCCTCCGCCCGAGATGGCGATGCAGCTTTGGGGCGCTTCCGCAGGCCAATGCGGGGACGATTCTCCGCTGTAGTAGGGGCGTTCGCTCCGCCCGAAATACCCCAGTCGGGCGCGATTCCAGTGGCCCTTGACCGCTTCGGTGATTCCTTCGCCGGCGAAACCGGCACCGACTACGTGCGGCGGCAGGCGCGCTTTCTGCGCCAGGGAACGCAGGTGCTCGTTGTGGGTCTCTCCCAAGTCCTCCTGATGCACCGGAGCCGCTTGCGGCGCGAGGAGCGTGACCGGTGCCGCGCAGCCGAAGGCCCACAGCGAACCGGCGAGGGCGGCGAGGGGAAGAAAGCGGCTTCGCCGTAGCCGCCGAGTTGCTGGCGTGCGGGGCGTTCCGGCCCGCGGACGGCGGTTCAGGAGCAACTCTCTTGGTGTCCGGCCAGGCAGGCGTCGGCGTGCAGCGCTTCGGCGTTCCGGTTGGCACCTCGTGCCGCCATCCACTCGGCGAGCTGGGCGCAAGCCTCGCCGTCGCCGGCGTTGCAGGTGTGGAGCGAGAGGGCCAATGTGGCGTCCAACTCTCGTCCTGCCTCTAGGTTCGCGGCGCGATAGGCGGCGAGTCGGGAGCAGGCGAACAAGAGACCGGCGTGGCAGACCTTGAATGCCCATTCGATGGCGCGCTCAGGCTGCGCCTCGATGTCCCCCAGTCCTTCCCAGAGGTACCTGGAGAGGTTGGAGCAGGCGAACGGATCTCCCTGCTGACAGGCGTCCTCGAAGAGCCTTCGAATGGTGTCCAGATCGATGCTCGAGTCACCCTTGTCGTAGAGCGATTCGAGGGCTTTTGCCCAATCGTTGCAGGCGGGCAACTCGTTTTCGTCCCGGCAAAGGGCCTTCAAGTCGGCGAATCCCTGCTCTTGCTGATTCTCCACCCCTTCTCCGAGGGCGCGCATCTGAGCGGCGCCGACGCAGGCCAGGGGAAGGCTGTGCGAGACACCTTCTTCCCGGCAGATCGAGTCTTGGAGGTCCAGGGCCCGAGCAGAATCCCGAGTCACGCCTTTTCCCTGCCGGAAAGCCACGGCGAGGCTGAAGCAACCTGCCGGCAACTCTTGGTCGCATGCCCGCACGTAGTGCGAGAAGGCGGCTTGTAGATCCCGGGGCACGAACTTGCCGTTGGTCAGGAGATTGCCGAGATCGTTGCAGGCGAACATCGATCCTCTCTCACAGCGCTCGGTCTTCTTCTGCAGCTCGCTTCCATCCGAGCTAAATTGGGCGCTCTGCCACTGGTCGCGGGGTGGAAAGGTCCGCAGAGCGAGCGCCACGGAGGCGACGGCGGCGAGGGCAGGGTCGATCCCCTCGCCTTCGCCGCAGGTACGAGCGTGCAGGTCGGCGAAGGCGACGAGCAGCGGATCACGCTCCAGGGCCGTTTGAATCTCGGCTCTCAGTTCGCAGGTGCTGATCTCTTCTCTCGTACCCATTCTCACGCCCAACGGCGTTTCGAACAGTCGTTGTTTGAGGGCGGTGAAGGTGTGGTCGCAACCGGTCCAGGACTTTGCCGGATGCAGATTCAGGGCGACCCCTCGCGCCGCTCCTTCTCTCGCGGCGACCTGCGTCCGGAGGTCTCTTCGGGTGGAACGGCTACCGAAGAGCCGCTCGAAGCCGTCGTCGAAGGAGCAGTGGTCCGTTGCCGCAGCCGCGTCGTTGGAAGCGGGCGATTGCAAGAAGGCGATGGACTGTTGAGGAATGGAACTGAGATCGAAGCCGAAGGCCAGACGCAAACGGGCCAAACTCAGGGCGGTCGAGTCGCTCACTTGGGCACTCGCGCGCTTCGATAGGGCGAGGAAGTCATATTCCCGCACCGCCGTCAGGCTCTTCGACGCGACGACGACGCGATCGAGACTCGCAATCGATGCGGCCGACGTTTCCGCGGACACGCGACCGCTGGCGTCGGCTACAGAACCAGTGATCTCGTCACTGCTTCGGATGACCGAAGGCTTCGAAACTGTGATTCTTGGGGTCGACGAAATTTGGGCCGCAGCCGGTAGGGCCACGAGCACGACGAGACCGACAACGAGGCAGACGATTCTTCGCATGCCCCGCAGTCTACCCGGACCTTACCCCGCTGCCTGGGCCGCTCCGTGGCACTTCTTGTACTTCTTGCCGGAACCGCAAGGGCAGGGGTCGTTGCGGCCGACCTTTTCGCCTTTGCGCACGATGGTGCGGGGTCCGGTGTCCGGAGAGGCCTGTTTGGGCGGGGCGGACATCTGGAACTGCGGCGGCGCCGCCTGGCGCTTGCGCCGTTGTTCCGCCATCTGCTCTTCGCTCACCGGCTCCACCCGGAAGACGGTCTTGATGATGGTGTCTTCAATCCGCTCCTTCATCTCCTGGAACAGCTCGAAGCTCTCGCGCTTGTACTCGTTCAGGGGATCCCGCTGGCCGTAGCCGCGCAGGTTGATGCCCTCCTTCAGGTGGTCGAGGGCGAGCAGGTGATCCTTCCAGGACTGGTCGACCACGCGCAGCATGACGTCTCGCTGGAACATGGCGGCGAGGCCTTCGCGCATGCCTTCGAGGCGTTCCTCTTTCTCCGTGTACTTGCGCT is drawn from Acidobacteriota bacterium and contains these coding sequences:
- a CDS encoding tetratricopeptide repeat protein translates to MSDSTALSLARLRLAFGFDLSSIPQQSIAFLQSPASNDAAAATDHCSFDDGFERLFGSRSTRRDLRTQVAAREGAARGVALNLHPAKSWTGCDHTFTALKQRLFETPLGVRMGTREEISTCELRAEIQTALERDPLLVAFADLHARTCGEGEGIDPALAAVASVALALRTFPPRDQWQSAQFSSDGSELQKKTERCERGSMFACNDLGNLLTNGKFVPRDLQAAFSHYVRACDQELPAGCFSLAVAFRQGKGVTRDSARALDLQDSICREEGVSHSLPLACVGAAQMRALGEGVENQQEQGFADLKALCRDENELPACNDWAKALESLYDKGDSSIDLDTIRRLFEDACQQGDPFACSNLSRYLWEGLGDIEAQPERAIEWAFKVCHAGLLFACSRLAAYRAANLEAGRELDATLALSLHTCNAGDGEACAQLAEWMAARGANRNAEALHADACLAGHQESCS